The nucleotide window atatatatatatatatatatatatatatgtatgtatttttttttttttttttttttttttttttcaaagGGTTATATTTGGATAAAACGAAATACCAAAGATATTCGTTACAAATTAGCTCAACTAATTAAAGAGAGAAAACGAGTTCCTTTTCTCAACTTTGTTTTATGCAACCTAAGTGAACAAACACAATTACTTTGTGAGatggaaaatataaaagaatattattcaGACTTATTTAAGGATGAATTAACAAATGACACAGAAGAATAgacaataaaataaaataataatataataaaataataaaataataaaataaatagtaaaagtatatacatatatacatactatttatgtgtatattttatgttttttttttcttctttttttttttgtaattttgcttatatacaattttttttttttttttccatgttttatattttatatttaaattaaaaaaaattaaaaaaaaattaaaaaaaaattaaataaataataataatacaaataaaacattaaaaaaaaataaaatattgcaatcattaaatgaaataacacgttaaaaatgtaatatatatatatatatatatatatatatttctgtgttcatatattaattttcCCTACCTTGCAAAAACGTGCTCCATTAAATAGGCATTTTCCTTATTTCCATAATATTGCGTTTCTATACCGTTAACCTTATAATtcaataaattataatatagatTTAAAGCAGCGTTATTACTTACTCTCACAtgtaaacatatattatttgctcgataaatatcttttaaatGTTGATGTGtttgtaatattaaataaaaagctaattttaattttctatatgtttttaaaaCTGCAACTGAAGTTAAATGACctttatattcattatcTTCTTCAAGTTTCCCCAAAGAATATCCACAAACTTTTCCATTTACATCTTCAGCAATTTGACTTAAGTATGGCCATGATAAGGCATggtaaaaataatatctCAAATTATAATTCTCTGGTAAATTTATACTATTACATTGTTGCATGGATAACAAATCATATATGTTACATTTTCTTATAgataacattttttttttttttataaaaaacaaaaattatcCAGACTTTTagaaattttttatatataaaattgggactatatatattatacaattatatttatttatttatttatttatctatttatttatttatttattatttcttcttttttttttttttttttatacacaTAAGGTATTGTATTCtatataaatcatttaatttttaatgaCAAAAAGGTTTCTCCAAAATTTTAACTTgttcttttaaattttttttttttttttttttcatatatatatataaaaaaaaattcttttttttaatataatattttctcctataattgtaattttatacgtacataaataatattatatatacatatatatatatatatatatatatatatatatatatatatatatatatatatatcatatttaaCTATATACCGtttttaattatacatCTCTTCcgataaaaaaataaaaaaattcatttatattcataaaaatatttattatatatatatattatatttttgcATTCATTTGTAACTAAAAatggtatatatataaatagaaaattaaaaaattaaaaaatatatatacatattttgttatttttatttttattcttgttcttttttttttttttttaatttgtttaGTATCATGTTTATTATACGTTTCTTTTCTTCTATGTTTATTAATTCTTAATTATTACATCAAgtcattatatatataaataagatGTTGATTTTTACGTAGCCATATTATAAGCACAATAAAattgatttattatatatatatatatatatatatatataatattattattatttattttttcattttttataatataaaaatatgtatttattattatatagaagaaaataGGGAATTTATTCACACAGTTAAGGGGggaaatttttatatataaattattaacaCAATGtaaaatcatatattattattaagaattcatatttttattttatttatttatttattttattttttttttttttttctttctctCTTTCTCTTCCTTCATTATTAGTCGTTTTTCTAAAAATATGGATATaaatttgtaaaaataattacaatttatatatattaaaagttaaaaaaaaaaaaaaaaaaaaattctattataaaaaaataatatttcattattcattttaatttacaaaaaaataattttttttttctattttgGAATGTTGTGGATCTTTTGTgtatatgaataaataatgataaattatacaaatatacaaatatacaaatatacaaatatatatatatatatatatatatatatatatatatatatagtgaaatataatgaaatataaaaaataataaattatgataaaacTAAGCATACAcatgtataatatattataggtatatttattgaaaatagtataatatttttgtacaaaaattaatacacatttattacatattgttatttattattttttcatatatatatatatatatatatatatatatatatatatatatatatatgtagaCATCTTTTAcgttatatttttatttttatatttatatttttatttttatttttttgttggtttgtttttaaataaGGTTGATCGAAGTATAACAAAGTTATCtgcatataaaaatatataccaGAAAACTTTACAAACAAAcattaaatgataaatatcGAATGGTTCAGCTAAATAGCCACTACTTGTATTTTCTCCATTTATAGCTAGTTTATAAATTTCAGGAcatttcatattttctGGTATGCtcataaatatttgatgaatatcaatatttttatttatttgaatattatttactttattaaatttagatccctttaattttatatatcgTATAGCTATTTCTTCTGgtgttaattttttataaagaGTAAAAGGAGATTCAAAGAAATATTTCCATTCTTCATTAGTTAAGAAACAACATGATATATGAACCATATAAATTAAAGCTGTTtgtattaaatataaaggaaatattttttgtaaacTTATCTGTATTTCATCATAAGATATTAATcttgataaaaatatatcattacACATATGCCATTTAGGTATCCATTTATaagataatttttttttcatttttaaaaatctttcttcaaaagatatattattattattataagaaCTATTCAAACTATTATcatccatattatttatattatcatttaaatgtaatatatcCCTTTCTTTTATCTtacttattttttcttcttccACATACCCAGTTATATATCTTTTGTTATATTCCTTACTACACATTGTACTCACAAAATTATTCGATTCATTTTTCGATGTAGATGTAGAATTTGTATCCGAAAAATTATCGGATGACATGTTAAAACttttgatattattatatttcttatttctttttaaataatatttataatttttataataagaagACTTACACATGTCAACTGTCCGTTTGCCCTCTGCAAGCATAGGAACCAATGAAGTATACATTCCTGTGTCTACACCAAAATTCCATGgtatatatacaaatatcTCTATAATATCCAAaacaattttatttcttaataaaattatatcatttCTATTTCCtctatattttaatatatgtaaaaagGAATTTCTTGAATTAAATATCtctacattattataagatATCTCAAAATGGCTAGTTGATAAAGGGAAATCTGGTATAACATATGGTATATATCGCATACAATACATGAAACCattataattcatattttttggTAATACCTTTTTCTGATTACATAAATGTTTAGGTATATCTGGATCACAAAATGTCATACCTAAAAAGCATTCATCAATACATGTAAATTTCCCAAGACCTTTAATTTTACCCAAATTTTCTACAAACATTTTAAATGTATCTAAAGTTATTTCTTTcattttacttttattatcatttgaataaaaaaatgataaatatatatttgacATTTCATCGATTTCGTATTTTGAATCTTCAGCACAAAAATGGGAATCCACACAATGACTACTATTTATAccataattattatttataccataattattatttataccataattattatttataccataattattatctataCCATACTTATTATCTATACCATACTTATTATCTATAccataattattatctataCCATACTTACTATCTATAccataattattatctataCCATACTTACTATCTATACCATAACTATTGTCTGTAGTACaagtattatttttcttattattatatttttttaatggattatatttttcatataacatatacttatttacattacattcttttttattaaatacaAACTTATTTGACCATATATTACTATCCCTTGTTTTTGAACAAAACAAATTCTTATGAATATCTACCTTATCATTTTTctcatttatattacttttttggttataattgttttctaaattttctaaagaaatatacctttttgtaatattaaaatttgCATCCTTAtgtattctttttatattatctttttctttgttACACAACTTGTTAGATACATACATACAATTTTCCTCATGATTATTAaaaacattatatttattcatattattctttatatgtatgttaTTGAAATTatcaataatatttttgaacGGTTCCTCATTTTTGGTGATTATGTTCATTACTTTATGAGAATAGTCAGAATACAACCTTTTTGTTAAATTATAAGGAATATCCGTACAACTatttaacatttttaaatttttatattcttcatcaaataatattaataaatcaaaGAAATCTTGTACAGAATGGaattcataataatataatatatattctttaaatttcctaattttattttgtatcTTCTTCTTTTGTATGTATCTAAAATAATCAGACTTATATGGAGGACTACAAGAATATAAGTTATCAAATATACTCTTATCATTTACATCTTCCTTCAAATCACTTACCAATGCTtgatgtatataaataatattattatctttatccCTCAAACCAATATCTTCAGAATctttaacaaaaaaaaaggcATCCTTAGGTATAAATATCTTATctaaaaagaaaaaattatttttaaaatgttcAGTTATATCCTtacttatttttaaatgatgaagtttattttttattatatcatattctgaatttttaaacattttatttttttgtggatataacatataaaaacatcctctattttcatcataatCTAATGGATAtgattttaataaataaaataaattttccaataaatatattttctctTCAAATGtatcaaaattatttttattaaattttttaaaactcTCATAATCTACATATTCcataaaataattcttatGTATCTTATCATCCATCTTATCTTTAATTACCTCACAAAATTCTTtcatattttgttttttaacAAACTTagattttatatatagatacCAAAATATGtcttttacattttttaaatgtattaaTTCATCAACAGTTAAATTTAACACatctatataattttttatattatttataatgttAACCTTGTTActattacttttattaaGTTCAATcaaattttcttttttcttgGATAACATCATATTTTCATCTACATTACATAAAACATTGTTATTCTCATCATTCACATGACacttattattaatattctttttatttttagtGTAGTTcgtttttttattatatactatttcactgtatttttttttattcctATTATCtacattataattattactaGAAAGGGATATAACGTTTGCTTttcctttatattttacGTTATCCTCacctttattttttatgttatcctcacctttattttttacgTTATCCTCaccttt belongs to Plasmodium reichenowi strain SY57 chromosome 10, whole genome shotgun sequence and includes:
- a CDS encoding N-acetyltransferase, putative, which translates into the protein MFFIKKKKMLSIRKCNIYDLLSMQQCNSINLPENYNLRYYFYHALSWPYLSQIAEDVNGKVCGYSLGKLEEDNEYKGHLTSVAVLKTYRKLKLAFYLILQTHQHLKDIYRANNICLHVRVSNNAALNLYYNLLNYKVNGIETQYYGNKENAYLMEHVFAR
- a CDS encoding hypothetical protein (conserved Plasmodium protein, unknown function), with protein sequence MLYSKSNLNVGIIPNRQDKMNGSYMYIKKINSDTIIKNIKKNYNLNLFVNSQGKALLNNNIVNIRNAELGKYVYKNGLYIHNPLELKKDIINVVHKNKYIHNIPSNDEYCTCKTKSTNFECVNKCEHYINKDMKYIDDKNISYLKNNGDNIIPNVVCLNNNLSYLNKNIYNKIYNNNDKHNYNNSTSKIYKSTQKNIAQYNIHPFVKYELKWDVKNDIARNKNYFLMRKISENDNEYIENKEEDKKKKKNYIIKSYYKKLKNIKENNKNTNIQTNDIYTIGQEKYIPINNKPIYNLSLNNNYISYDNKQCLFHNSPFFLNTQMTMNNNYKDIKFNNIAKKKNLLFQSSEKNNTSNKTVTHKSNLVNKINKNNTYNTNSTYNTNNTNNTNNANNTNNTNNTHNTYNNTYNANVGKVSHKLLADHMSKENLNNFNKKTEEKKEKKKEKKTEEEEEEEEKKKKKKKKSIKNSYQNIQKIQNNKDKMLSQNEKSNISNLNKINHVLVLKNVNKKEANKNNNQVISDNIQNDNNIPNDNNIPNDNNIQNDSNIINVPSEEDITKDEFSKECNKLNDECTQECNKLNDECTQECNKLNEKCTQECNKLNDECIQECNKLNDECIQECNKLNEKCKDESNSLKSASNKESDMVKDICKIESHVISEVCKKESEIIKEVSITERNIIKEIHNCNNVILKKTNNNNKDMNMLKDNEKKKDTYIKESKEKKNNIYNVSKKNKKNDYNNNNNINYVPQEKLQIINNQSKINKGIINDNKIYKKSTKIDYISPEYISQVIKDYHNEERKQKKNIYYENVKVEKGTTLCDKKKNSGLLNKNEKRNMSHIHTKDFYKYCKKKESSISCTNEHKAINGDSNLKKIKREDHKNKENIERDIEMSQIVNIVAEDKLDKCHLSELIKIMKKLEKVHMKKMNIDNLILEGNCWQDFIKSVEGKNKGEDKVRNKGEDKVKNKGEDNVKYKGEDNVKNKGEDKVKIKGEDNVKNKGEDNVKNKGEDNIKNKGEDNVKYKGKANVISLSSNNYNVDNRNKKKYSEIVYNKKTNYTKNKKNINNKCHVNDENNNVLCNVDENMMLSKKKENLIELNKSNSNKVNIINNIKNYIDVLNLTVDELIHLKNVKDIFWYLYIKSKFVKKQNMKEFCEVIKDKMDDKIHKNYFMEYVDYESFKKFNKNNFDTFEEKIYLLENLFYLLKSYPLDYDENRGCFYMLYPQKNKMFKNSEYDIIKNKLHHLKISKDITEHFKNNFFFLDKIFIPKDAFFFVKDSEDIGLRDKDNNIIYIHQALVSDLKEDVNDKSIFDNLYSCSPPYKSDYFRYIQKKKIQNKIRKFKEYILYYYEFHSVQDFFDLLILFDEEYKNLKMLNSCTDIPYNLTKRLYSDYSHKVMNIITKNEEPFKNIIDNFNNIHIKNNMNKYNVFNNHEENCMYVSNKLCNKEKDNIKRIHKDANFNITKRYISLENLENNYNQKSNINEKNDKVDIHKNLFCSKTRDSNIWSNKFVFNKKECNVNKYMLYEKYNPLKKYNNKKNNTCTTDNSYGIDSKYGIDNNYGIDSKYGIDNNYGIDNKYGIDNKYGIDNNYGINNNYGINNNYGINNNYGINSSHCVDSHFCAEDSKYEIDEMSNIYLSFFYSNDNKSKMKEITLDTFKMFVENLGKIKGLGKFTCIDECFLGMTFCDPDIPKHLCNQKKVLPKNMNYNGFMYCMRYIPYVIPDFPLSTSHFEISYNNVEIFNSRNSFLHILKYRGNRNDIILLRNKIVLDIIEIFVYIPWNFGVDTGMYTSLVPMLAEGKRTVDMCKSSYYKNYKYYLKRNKKYNNIKSFNMSSDNFSDTNSTSTSKNESNNFVSTMCSKEYNKRYITGYVEEEKISKIKERDILHLNDNINNMDDNSLNSSYNNNNISFEERFLKMKKKLSYKWIPKWHMCNDIFLSRLISYDEIQISLQKIFPLYLIQTALIYMVHISCCFLTNEEWKYFFESPFTLYKKLTPEEIAIRYIKLKGSKFNKVNNIQINKNIDIHQIFMSIPENMKCPEIYKLAINGENTSSGYLAEPFDIYHLMFVCKVFWYIFLYADNFVILRSTLFKNKPTKK